From the candidate division WOR-3 bacterium genome, the window CACCAGCGCAGCCAAGCAGGCGGTGACGGTTGTACCAATGTTCGCGCCCAGCGTATAGGGAAATATCTGGCGCAGGGTCAGGAGTCCGGCCCCAGCCATCGGCACAACGATGGACGTGGTTGCCGAGCTGGACTGAACCAGAACCGTAAAAAGCAGTCCCACGAAAAAAGCACGGGCCGCGTTGCCGAAGAGGTACTTATCTACAACCATTTCGACTCGCCGGCTGATAAGCGATTTCATCGAATCCACCATCAGTTTGAGCGAAAGAAACAGAAGTATTAGAGCCACGACCAGGGCGAGCGGCGCAATTCCGCCCAGAACATGGGACAGCAGGTTACCGACTGGAGCAGTGGCCAGCTTCAGCGGGCTGGCAAACTTGAGGCCACCAACGCCATGAAACAGCCGCGCCAGCCAGGCCGAGGACCGGGACAGAGGCGAAAACCATATTTCCAGGGGCAGCAATACTGCAACCGAGAGTAGATTGAACATGTCGTGCACAATGGAAGCCGGGAACGCCCGCTCAAACTCCTGGCGTCTGGTAACGTGCGCAAGGGAAACAAGTGTGTTGGTAACAGTTGTACCGATGTTTGCGCCCATCACTATGGGAATTGCATGTGCGATGTCCAGGGTTCCGCAGGCCACGAGGCCGACAACAATCGAGGTCGTGGATGAAGAACTCTGGCACACCGCGGTAGCAAGTATGCCGACGAAAAGTCCAGCGACCGGTGTGGCAGTCAAGGTGAACAGGGTGCGGGCAAACCCGGTACCCAGCCCTTTGAACCCGTCAGCCAGAAGTTCGATGGAAAGAAAGAATACGTAGAGTGCGGCAACAAAGACGACGATGCGAACCGCGGCCGGGAGTTTCCTCACATCGGGCAGGCGCACGTCGGGTCAGTCTAGATGCCGTCTATAACGAGTCAAGCCGGGTGTCGGACGCCCGGAATCAGCGGCAACGCCGCAGGCCCGGTTGGGCAGTTCTGAACTTAGAATTCCGTAACTACAGACCGGCGTCGGCTCGGTCCTGGCCTGAGAACTTGGCCTGATACCTTTCCCAGGCCTCTCGGCGAACCCGTTCCATTTCCCGGATGACTTCGTAGGACTCTTTCTGAAGGCCGAGAAACAGGAGTGCGTCGGCCAGGAGTACGTACGCCGGCTGAGCGTTGCGGTCGAGCTTTATCGCCCGGCGGCAGAAAGAGGCTGCAGACTGGTACTGCTCGAGCCGAAAATATAGGTCGCCGAGCATCAGCATCGCGTTCGGATTGTCGGATGCAAGTCGGCACAACTGCTGCGCAACCTCGACTGCCCGCTCGAGCTGACCAGCATCTCGGTATGCGCCGGCCAGACGCAAGAGTACATCCGGCGAGTCCGGTCGGTTCTTGGACAGTTGTTCGAGTGCGGCCACAGCCTCGGCGCGCATGTTGAACTGCTCGAACAAGCCGGCTGTGGCCTCCGGGTTGGCGCCAAACCGGCGCTTGATCTCGTCATACACATCAAGCGATTCGTTAGTACGGTCCAGTCGGCGCAGGCAGTCGAGCAGGAAGAAGTATGCTGCCGGCTCGTCCGGGTCTTCATCCACCGCCTGCGCAAACTCCGATGCCGCCTGCTCCATCATTCCTTCGAAGTAGTAATCGCGGCCCAGTCGCTGATGCGGGCTCTCAAAGTCCGGTGACAGCTCCTTCGCCTGCTGATACTCGGCAAATGCCGCATCAAATTCGCCGCCCAAGGCATGCAGCCCGCCGAGCGCAATATGGGCCCGAATATTCTCCGGTGCGATACGCAGCGCCTGATTGTACACCTCAATTCCCTTGTCCCGGTCGCCGGAATACTCGTAGAGTGTGCCCAGACCAAGAAGCAAGTCCAGTTCATCAGGCAGGACTCGCAGCGCCTGCTCGAACAATGTCTCAGCCCGCTCAAAGTTGGCGAGGTAGAGGTAACGCACAGCCTCACAGGCGACGGTATATGGGTGTCGGGGGGCAAGTTCAAGTGCACGCGAGCAAGCATTCTCAAGCAACTGCTCCCGGGTGAGAATGTGAGCGCAGAGTGCGGTCAGGTACAGGCAGTGCAAATTGTCCGGCTCGACCTTGAGCGCGGCACTGAACAATTTGAGCGCCGTTGCCTCATCTCCGGCGTAGAATGCGACGCGGCCCTGTTCGAACCGGGACGCGGCCGAGCCTCGGCCGATGGGCAACTGTTTGTCGTCGCTCGCACCCGAACCTGAATTTGGCATCAAGTAATTCTATCTCCGGTCCAGGCTTTGGCAACAGATAAAGTACGCGCCCGGCGCTGCGCCTTGCACCGGGACGGGCTCTGGGGCACGCAGAGCTGCGCTCGGAAAGTGGCAGCAGGTTGTCGCACTCCACCGTGGAGCGTTCCTTTTAGCCTTGACTTTCTCAGGTTTCTAGGTAATTCTTTGCCGTGCGAGAACCTGCCGCCACGCGGCTCAGTCTGATACCGCCCTATTTTTTTCAGGAGCTTGACGACCTCAAGGCCCGAACTCGGGGTGATATCATTGACCTTTGTGAGGGAAACCCGGACCAGCCGCCACCGCCACCGGTACGCCGCGCACTGGTGCGAGCCCTTGAACTTCCCGCAAACCACCGCTACCCGAGCTATGCCGGCAAACCATCGGCTCGCCATTCTGTCGCTGAATGGTATCGTCGCCGGTTCGGGGTCAGGCTCAACCCGGAGTCAGAAGTGGTGATGCTTCTTGGCTCAAAAGAGGGTGTTGCGCATCTTATCTGGGGGGTATGTGGTCCGGGTGACACCGTGGCGGTCGCCGACCCGGTATTTCCGATGTATATGAACCAGGTGCGGCTATGCGGCGCAAGGCTCGTTGCCGTGCCACTGCTTGAGCAGAATAGTTTTCTACCCGACTTGGGCCATATTGACCGTATCGGCCCACGCATCAAGCTGTTGTGTATCAACTTTCCGAATAACCCGACTGCCGCAACCGCTGATTCCGGCTTCTACCGCGAACTTGTTCGTCTCGCCCACCGGCACGGTTTCTTCGTCTCAAATGACAACGTGTACTCCGAGCTGTATTTCAGCCGTGCCCGTCCGCCGAGCATTCTTGCCGCACCGGGTGCAAAGCAGTGTTGCATTGAATTTCATTCTCTTTCTAAGACTTTCTCGGTGGCCGGCTGGCGAATCGGGATGGCGGTTGGTAACCCGAAGCTTGTGAGTGCGCTCCTCAAGGTCAAGCAGAACACCGACTCAGGCCCGTTCGGCGCAATTCAGGATGCGGCCGCCTATGCACTTGACCGTGCTGAAGCATTGAGCAGAAACACCCGGCTGCTCTATCGTCGTCGCCGGGACCTTTTCTGCTCCGAACTGGCAAGGCATGGTTGGAGTGTTCCTGTGCCCGAGGCGACATTCTACGTCTGGACAAGAGTGCCAGAGATAGAAGGGGTCACTGCTTATGATGACGGCCGCTTTGCGCTCGACCTGCTCAGGGAATGCAAGGTCGTAGCCGCGCCCGGGTCCGGGTTTGGCCGTTACGGCCGTGGCTATATCCGGTTTGCACTCGTCCAGCCTGCCCCACGCCTGTGCGAAGCGGCCCGACGAATCGGTCGCTGGTTGGAAGCATCCAGAGGGTGATCCGCAAGTTGTCATCGGTCTGTGTTCTCAAGTTCGGTGGGACCTCAGTCGCCGACCTTGACCGGCTGCGCCGCGTTGCCGATATGATCGTGGCACGCCGCCGCACTGGTGAGCGGTTGGTCGTTGTGGTCTCGGCAATGGGCTCGACCACGGACGAACTGAACCGGCTCGCGCATAAACTCTCGGCCCGACCAGCCCGGCGTGAGCTTGACATGCTGCTTTCAGCCGGTGAACGTCAGACAATGGCGCTCTTGTCACTGGCAATAATGGAGCGCGGTCATGCCGCGATTTCGTTCACCGGCTCTCAGGTCGGCATTATTACCGACCGCTTTCACTCCGATGCCCGGATTCAGGAAATCAGAGCTGACCGGTTGCGGATGGCACTGCGCCAAGGCAAGGTACCGATTGTTGCCGGGTTTCAGGGCGTGAGCCTTGACCGGGAAATCACAACCCTGGGCCGGGGCGGTTCGGACGTCACGGCCGTAGCTCTGGCCGCGGTGCTCGGCGCGCGTCAATGCGAGTTGTACAAGGACGTACCGGGCATCTTCACCGAGAACCCGAATGAATTTGACCGTGTTCGGCCGGTACCGCGACTGAGCTTTGAAGAACTCTCCGAACTCGCCGGCTCCGGTTCTGAAGTCATCCACCCGCGCGCCTGTGCGCTTGCCGGCAAGTACCGCGTGCCGCTTGTCATCCGTTCCTCATTCGACAGAAAGCGAGGCACCATGGTCCGCGAAAGTGAACATCTGGAAAAAGCTTTTGTCCGTGCTGTCACCCACGAGCACAAGCTTGTGCGCATCAGCCTGCTTGGCGTGCCGAAAAAACGTCGCTGCCTGCACCAGGTCGTCACCCGGCTGGCTGAAGAGCGTGTGCCGCTTATGCTTTTCAACCACGGTATCCCTGAGGCTGGTCGTTTCGACCTCACGTTTGTTCTGCCAGAACAGTACCTTGAAAAGTCCGGCGAGGTGCTTGGCCGGGTTGCCCGTGAAGTCCGGGCCAAGAAGATAGACCTGACTTCAGACCTGTGCTCGGTGTCAGTCATCGGCCCGGGTGTGGGGTCAGACCCGGCGATAATCTCCGGAACCCTGGAGACACTGCACCACATTGGTGTGCACCTGAGTGCATTCTCCACCTCTGAGACCCGGCTGACCTGTTTTCTTTCAAGAAAGGACCTGCGGGTCTCGGTCGTAGCGCTGCTTGCGCGGTTCCGATTGAGAGGCAAGGCATGACCGACAACAGCTTGAGACCGCATCTACCGGCACCCGGGCCGGAATCCGAACCGACAGCGACATCTTCTGGCGTTGGCGCCGATTGGGTGACACCTGCGGACGATGTTGCCCAAGAACCTGAATCTGCGATTCCGGCGGAATCTGCCGCGGCGGAAACGCAATTCGCAGAACCCGCGGTTGATGGTGCTGGTGAACTTCCGCTGTCACCCGTGCCGTTGAGCACGCGCGCGCTCCAGACAGTCGAGGCCTTGCTCTTTGCCGCAGACACGCCGCTGACGATGGCGCGCCTGTGTGAGCTCGCTGGAATCGAAGCACCGGTCGCACAGATGGCAATCGCCGACCTTAATCGGCAGTATGAGGAAACCGGCCGCACTTTCCGGATTCACAAGGTTGCGCTTGGTTACCAGCTATACACACTGCCGGAATTTGCCGAAACGGTCAAGAAACTCTACCGACGTCAGTACGTGCAGCGGCTTTCCGGACCGGCACTCGAGGTACTTGCGATTGTCGCCTACAGACAGCCAGTCACGCGGCCGGAAATCGAACAGCTCCGCGGGGTTGACTGCTCCGGCCCACTGGTCACCCTGCTTGAACGCCGGCTCATTACTACTGCCGGCCGCGCGCATCGACCCGGGTCACCTTTTCTCTACCGCACGACCAGGGAATTCTTGCGCTATTTTGGTCTTGAGTCACTCGACGCCTTGCCGCCGCTCGAAGAGCTCGGGGCTTTCCTTGCCGGACAGATGGTCGAGCCTGAGCGTACTGCGGCCGAATCGCTGGCAATGGACTACGATGCCAAGGTCTTGACCGGGACTTCTGAACCGGTCCAAGAGTGCCGGCCGGTTCATGAACCCGATACTCCGACACCGACGACCGAAGCATCGACAGACCAGGACAAGCGTGAAGAGACCAACTCGCCCTGAATCGGCAAGTCCCTGTGCCATCCTTGTCATCGGTCTACTTGCCCGGGAAGAGACCACGCTCGCCCAGGCCGAAGGACTGCTTACTGGAGCGTTCGGCCCGGTTGCCGAGCGAAGCCAGATAATCCCGTTTGACTTCACCGACTACTACGAACCGGAACTGGGCAAGAACCTTCTCCGCTCGTGGCTCGGCTTTTCCCGACTAGTTCCGGCCGACCAATTAGCTGAGATCAAGGTGTCAACTATCCGTCTTGAACAACAGCTTTCGGTGCCGGCAAGTTCGCAACTCGCAGACCAATATTCAATACACCATGTCCGCACCGTCAATCTCGACCCCGGAATTCTGACACTGCACAACTTTGTACTCGCTTCAACCAAGGACTTTGCTCACCGCATCTACCTTGGTTCCGGCATCTCGGCTGAAGTCACGCTCATCTTCCACCAAGGTCGGTACGAGCCATTGCCTTGGACCTATCCGGACTACAAGACCGACACGTGTCAACGGCTGCTCCTTGCTCTGCGCACGCGCTTGAAACCCGGTGCCGCTGAGCGCGAAGCAAGAGAATAGAGTTGTCAGACTGACCACACCTTACCAGTGACTCCGCCCGAGTCATGCTATTCTCCTGTTCACTACCGTTTTGTCTTGCAAGACTGGCCGAGCTCGGCTGAGCGATTTGCGTGCTCGCTGTCTTGGGCTAGCAAGAGGTTCAGCCTAGCTTCCCACAGCCTTCGAGTGTGCCTGCCAGGACTTTGTCCGGGCTGGCGGTCACGGGGTCTGTGTCAGCCAGGAAGTGCTGGCTGACCTGTCCGAACCGACGAACAGAACTCTAACACCAATCCGGTGCAGTGCTTGCAACGTTCTGTTTGGGGTATACTGTAAGCGCTGCCAGCAAGGGCCAATTGCATAAGTCTTTGACCGACGCTTCGATATGGTGCAGAACCGGCAACCCGGTACGGAAGCGAGCACACGGCCAGGGGGTTACCCAGTGACTCGGGGAGTGACTCCCCATCTGAGTCGCGTTCTGAAACCGCCATTGAGATGCAAGGTCAGGATGGTTTTGACTTCAGGGTTGAGCCGAATGTTAAGGTGGCTTCTTAAGTGGCCTGTGAGTAAAGGCTTGACATAGTCTGTCTGTGGTTGCATCACAGGATGTGTAAGATGGCATTTGAGTCTTGGTCTGAATGGTAAGTTCAGAAGCCGGCTGAGTTGCTGTTTCAGTTAGTTTGTCAGACTTGCCTTCAGTTCCGGAATGTGCGGTGTTCTGATCACTTGGTTCAGGCCGCAGTTCTGAGGTGGGGTTGCGATACCCGGGACGTTTCCGGTTTGAGGAGCGGCTCAGGAGACGGATGAAAACTCGGCCGGCCGACTCTTGTCATAACAGAATAGGTTCTGCACTGACTGTAGTCATGCAACCTCCTGGGTCGGCGCACCACGGTTTGTAGCGGCGTCTTGCCACGAGCTCCTTGCGGACTGGCCGGAGCAGACGGTCCACACTAGACGGGCTGATAGTCTGGAGCTTAGCCTTGACCTCGGCGGATGCTTTCTTGAGCTTGGGCTGACAGAACAGTCGTTGGTGGTTGAGGCGGATGAAGTGAGCGAGATGGATGGAGGATGGGTAGCGAGCAAGTTGCCAGCAAGAGAGCAGATAAGGCAGTATGTCTGGGCCGTAGTGTTTCTTGCGGCCGCGGCGCTAAAGGGGTGAGCAGGTGGGGTCTGCGATGATAGTAATGCTCGTTGGGGTAGCGATGTTCCTGCCGGCGTTGCAGAGCATGAAGCTGAGATACTTCCGGCCAAGACGTGTGAGGTGTGTCAGCTTGTTTAGCAGCGTGGGCTTGGTCCTCTTTCTTGTGGTCCGATACTTGGGGGCATTGGCAGAGACGATGGACTTCTTAGCGGTCACGGTGTAGAGTCCTTCTGGGTATTGTGGCTACCATCGGGTGTTCTCCTTTCGGTCAGACCTAAAGAATGCCCTTGATAGCCTGCTTTTTCAAGCCCAAACAGACCTGAATCCATTCTGACGAAACAAACCCGCTTCGGGTAGGTTATTCTGACGGAGATACTATCGAAAGCTGTGGAAAAAGATGAAGCGGTGTCTACAATTCTTTGTATGCAGTTCAAACCGGGCGAAAGCCCAAGAAAGGAGACACCGCTATGTCAGAGTATCAGAAAAGGCAGGACGACGCAAGAACAAGAACAGGAACGCAAGGAGCAACGGGCGATGCGCCGGCTGAGACACAAGCTGCGCCAAGAGTCGGCCAACCTGTTGGATAAGAAGGCACTACAAGGCATCCAGGAGAAACTACAGGATGCGCTGGATGAAGAACGGGAGACGTTTCTTGAGCGCGCCAGGTACGAGCGGGTAAGTGAAGAGCAGTTCCGAGGCTATCGCAACGGCCATGGTGACCCGCGGCAGGTCCATCTTGGCAGCGGCAGTATCCGGGTGCGATTGCCCAGGGTGGCGGATAACGCCGAGCCCTTTGAGTCGGGTCTGTTGTCGCGCTATCAAAGAAGCAGCCCTGCGGTTCTGGCTACCCTGCCTCAACTCTAATGGCATCTCGACCGGTGACTTCGAGGCGGCGCTGGGATGCCTGTTGGGTGTTGGGGCAGCGTTGAGTCCGGCTACCATTGCGCGCTTGAAGCAGCGGTGGTATCTGGACTACGAGGCCTGACGGAATGAGCCTTTGGCTTCACACTACGCCTATATCTGGGCCGACGGTATCTACATCAAAGTGGGCCAGAATCGGGAGAAACTGGCGCTCTCGGTAGTGATGGGTGCAGATGCGGAGGGCAGGAAGCGGATTCTGGCGATGATACCCGGGCAGCGGGAAAGCTACGAGCAATGGCTGGAAGTGTTACGGGACTTGGTGCGGCGTGGGGTCAATGGGTTGGGCTGGCGGTGACGGATGGGATTCCCGGATTCTGGCGAGCGCTTGGCGAGGTGTTTCCTGAGACCCGGCATCAACGGTGCTGGGTACACATGATTCGTAACGTGCTCGACAAACTGCCGAAGGCCAGGCAGCAGCAGACGCACAAGGACCTGGTGCGGATCTATGAGGCTGGGAGCAAAGCCGAGGCGGTGAACTGGATTGTGTACATTGCCGACCAGTATCGCTCACACCCGCCAGCAGTGAAACGTCTGTTGGAGAGCTAGGATGACCTTCTGAGCTACTTCGACTTTCCCAAGGAACACTGGCGGCATCTAAAGACGACCAATCCGGTTGAGTCGGCGTTTGCACCGGTGAAGAGTCGGGTGAAGCGGGCGAAGCGGCTGATGCGCTACTGGTCAGCGCTGGGACTGGTATACAGGCTTCTGATTGAACAGGAGACACGCTGGTTTCGACTCACTGCGCCGCACCTGGTTGCGGCAGTCATTGCCGGAGCCAAGTACCATGACGAAGTCGAGGTCAAATCAGCATGAGCCACTACTACACCGCCGAATCCATTTCCACAGAATTTGACAAAACCTCTTTCTGACGAAGACCGATGCCTTGACTTGGCGCAACTTAGGGTTATTATGGACGCGCATGGCAAAGAAGTACACTGTCCTTGAGACCTGGATAGTCAATGTGGCGAAGCCCGAGGAGTCAGACAGCGCGACTCAGACCTATGCCCGTCTGCCGAAGCAGGACGGCGGCAGGCTGCCGGTTATTGATGTCGAGCAGAACTTCTACAATGAGGAACATTTCTACGACGAAGCACGAATACGGGACTTCGCCGCCCACCTCGATGGCTGCGAGAAAGTGCTTGACATCGGCCCGGGCGACGGCTGGCCGTTACTACGGATTGCGCCTTTTTTCAAGGCGGTGTTTGGTGTTGACCCGGTGCAACGTAGGCTTGACGTATGCCAGGCGAATGCCGAGAAGCTGGGGCTTACTAATGTGACACTCAGGAAGCTGTCGGCCACCGCACTTGCGGAGTTTCGCGACAACAGCTTTGATGGTGTGGTAGCCGCAAGTTCAATTGAGCAGACTCCTGATCCATATGCTGCACTGCGTGAAGTATTCAGGGTACTGAGGCCAGGTGGCAAGCTTAGAATCATATTTGAGTCTTATGACCGCCGGGATCGAGGCGTCACCGAGTCGGTATTTCTGACCGAAACCGAGGAATCGCTCGGTTATCATTATGTGCTGCGGCACAATCCCCCACCGTGGGAACGAAACTACCTTGTGAAGTTCAATCTTGAACCGGACACGAGAGAGGCATTCAAGAAGCTTGCCGACCTGATTGAGCGCCTCGGCCCCAACCCTTCGCTCAATCCCGAAGTCGGCATTCAGTTTCTGGAGCGCAATCAGGCCGCAGTGATTGGTGCGACTTGGTATGAACTCGAGCATTTCACCAGTGCGACAATGAAGGAGACCCTGGAAGAAATTGGATTTGGCCATGTCCGGATAACCTTCTCGGCCGCGACTCTGGCTCGGCAGATGTGGCCCAGGGTCAAGGACAGTGGACTGACCAACGTACAGGTCAAAGACGTGCTCAGCGGTCTGGCCGACCTTGCAGTGAAGCTCGAGGCACCGGCCGGTTTAGGTGAACCGGTGGCGGCAATCAAGCCGAGCTAGTCCGAATCGGACCGGCATGCAGCCCGTGCCGGAAAGGAAGAGGCAAAGCGATGTAAGGCGTATGGTATGTGAACATAATGTCCGAGTCCCAGATCCGGTGCAATCAGTAGCGCTACTGTTGCCGATCTTGGCATCTGGACTAGTGCTGGTGGGAGTAAGCTGCCGAACACAGACTGGTAGCAAGCCGGGCGAGACATATCGCCGGATTGCGCGTCCGGAGATATGGCAGGTACTGCCCCATGGCCAGGCTGAGGTTATCGGACTTCGGCCCGGTGACATCTTGCTCGTCTATGACAGTACTCCGGTGCAAACCAATGAAGATGTACGTCAGGTGCAGGCCGCTGCCCGGACTGAGAAGGTGACGATTGTTGTGCTCCGGGGCGATGAGGAACTTACATTTACAGTCAAGCCTGGCCCACTTGGCGTCATGCCGGTCTCTGCCAGGTACCCGTCGAGCCTGGCAGTTGCGCTTTGGGAGCTAATGCGGAGCACGGGCCGATTCGCGGATTACGACTGGCTGGCCGCACTTTCAGGCGAGGCGTTCACCTTCACGGCGCGACCGGACGAGTGCCGGGCTTGGTGGCCGGGCGGAAAGTCCGGTGTGTATTTGGAGGCACTCGGTCAAGCAGCCGGGTTGTCTTTTTCCCGGATTCCGGACCCGGCTCAGCTCCGCGCCACGGTCGCCCAAGGCCGACCGGTACTGGTCCGGGGCGGCTGGCCTGAGCATCGTTCCGGGTTCTGGGGAGTTGTTACGCGTCTTGACCCGCGGGACTCGGTGCTGTATGGATACAGCCTGGATTCAGCAACGGAGCTGGCCTTGACCGGACCTGTCAAAGAGGCCTACACGGTGATATCCACCGGGCAATGGGCCGAGCCAGTCGAGGTGCTTCGCACCGCATTGACCCATGCGCTGGAACTCGCCCAAGTGTATGCCGATACCGGCTGGCGGTCGGGCATCGAGGCATACGACTTGGTGATTGCGAGCCTCGATACAGTGCCGTTTTGCCCGCGGTGCGGCATAGATGAGAGCCAGGCGTGTTTTGACCGGCTGGTTTGGGCTACGCTTGCCAACCGGGAGAGTGCGGACCGGTTTCTTGAGGGCATGAAGCTGGCGTTGCCCGACCAAGTCGCGCTGATTGATGAAGCCTTGGCCGTTAACCGGGCAATTATCAGCAAACTCAACGGTATGTTGCGCAGCGGCTCAGAACTCGGTCGGCTCGAAGAGCAGCGCAAGCTGGGCCACGTTTTCAGTCGAATTGAACTGGACGAAGTTCAACTCATCAGCATCTACGAAGACATTCTGAGTTCGCTGCCGCAGTAATAAGGTTCACCGCCTGCAGCATTACGCTCGATGCCAGATGCTGGTGCGGTGCGGCTAGCGCAGAATGTACCGCTTTCCTTCGTAGATATCGTCGAAATCCGGGTTCCAGTCGTGCAGCCAGTTGTCACGACGAAGCTGTTCAGGATCGAGCCAACTCTCTTTGAGGTAGATGCAGTAGTTTGAAGACCAGCCGACTTCGTTTGAGCTGAAATTTGGCGCGCACAGCTCGAAGAAGACGATGCCAAAGCCGTCGCCACCCCCATAGAGAAAACGACAGCGCTTAAACTCAGTCCGGCCGCTGGTCCGTTCATGGCACCGCACCCCGTTCCAGGCACCTGGAACCGGACGGGTTGCTGTAAACGTTATCGAGTCCGGCACGCCGCTGGCAATGAGTTCAGCGGGAGAATCCTTGCCAATGATGATGGCACCGTCTGAGTCGAAGACGATGACAACACCCGGGTCAATGGTAAGCCGAGGGATGCTCGTCGAACCGACGACAACGATGCCTTCCACGCGATAAGGTACGCCGCAGTTGCGCCATCGGGTACTCATCTGGACTGTGTCGCCGGTAACCGCGATGCTGTCCCTGGTGTTGCCGGACAGGGAATTGCCTATGCCGAGTGTGCCGATACCGCTCGCCTCGAGCCAGATTGGATAGGAAGCGCAGGCGGTCACAATGTTACCAGTGAAATCAAGAAATCCGGTACCAACTGCGCGCACGCCAGATGAAGCGCTATTGCGGACGATGGTGTGGGTGATACAGATCGGCTGATAGCAGATGACTGCGGCTACGCCGTTTCCTCCCCCGCGATCAATAAGACAGTTCTTGAGAATGGCGCACGTGGGGTCAGTCTTTTCCCACAACTCGATTCCTTGCCAGAAGCCGAGTGTAAGACGCCAAGAATTCGGGGCAAGCGACGAATGTTCTGTGCTTGATGGTTTCCGGTTGACGCCGGGTTCTGACATAGCGTGTGATACTTCATTCGCACGGTACAGCTCGTGCTTGGGTTCGAAGTAACCGAAGTAGATGCTACCAGCTGAACCGTCGGCAACAAGTCCGCCCGGGTTGCCGATGCCAACTCGCAGCGCCGCATCAGGTGCGAACAGCAGCGAACACCCAGCCGCAATGGTCAACACCGGGCTAGCTTTGCCCGCGACATCGAGCGTCCCGGTCAAGTAGTAGGGAAAACCCTGATCCTGCCACCGTACCGACGCCGTTGCGGTTCCGGGAATGATGCCAACTCCATCGTGGAGATTACCAGAATACCAGTTGCCAGGCACGACTTGGCTGGCCGACTTTGCGTCCAGGAGAAGCGGCAGACCCGCACAGCCGGTTACCGTGCTGTTAGCGAAGGACAGAAGCGTACCGGTTTCGACCACGATACCATGCCTTGCGCTGTTAAAGAGCGAACACGACTCGACAGCGACTCCACCGGCATCGGCCCGCACCAAGCCCGAACCATTGCCACCGCCGTACCCGACATTACAGTAACGCAGTACCAAAGCAGTATCTGTGCCGGAATTGACAACGATGCCCCGCCAATCGCCGGCCGCAGGCAGGAGCTGGCGCGAGGAGAACAGGACGACCGAGTCTTGTGTGCCCAAGGCAGAGAGCCGAGCAGATGTGCCGATTAGCGAGATGCCGGCGTCCTTAAGGAACTGCACCTGTACTCCGGGTCGGATGGCAA encodes:
- a CDS encoding Ig-like domain-containing protein encodes the protein MTILSPADQDTVRGIIIVKVRATDNDRVTAVELLVDSDRYGTDSSGPDNVFSFSLNTAALALDTFHTLLGVAFDPAGNSDTSPPVCVFAWPGTRHFGTVISDETWFPSGNPHFVEDELVVRGRVAIRPGVQVQFLKDAGISLIGTSARLSALGTQDSVVLFSSRQLLPAAGDWRGIVVNSGTDTALVLRYCNVGYGGGNGSGLVRADAGGVAVESCSLFNSARHGIVVETGTLLSFANSTVTGCAGLPLLLDAKSASQVVPGNWYSGNLHDGVGIIPGTATASVRWQDQGFPYYLTGTLDVAGKASPVLTIAAGCSLLFAPDAALRVGIGNPGGLVADGSAGSIYFGYFEPKHELYRANEVSHAMSEPGVNRKPSSTEHSSLAPNSWRLTLGFWQGIELWEKTDPTCAILKNCLIDRGGGNGVAAVICYQPICITHTIVRNSASSGVRAVGTGFLDFTGNIVTACASYPIWLEASGIGTLGIGNSLSGNTRDSIAVTGDTVQMSTRWRNCGVPYRVEGIVVVGSTSIPRLTIDPGVVIVFDSDGAIIIGKDSPAELIASGVPDSITFTATRPVPGAWNGVRCHERTSGRTEFKRCRFLYGGGDGFGIVFFELCAPNFSSNEVGWSSNYCIYLKESWLDPEQLRRDNWLHDWNPDFDDIYEGKRYILR
- a CDS encoding methyltransferase domain-containing protein — protein: MAKKYTVLETWIVNVAKPEESDSATQTYARLPKQDGGRLPVIDVEQNFYNEEHFYDEARIRDFAAHLDGCEKVLDIGPGDGWPLLRIAPFFKAVFGVDPVQRRLDVCQANAEKLGLTNVTLRKLSATALAEFRDNSFDGVVAASSIEQTPDPYAALREVFRVLRPGGKLRIIFESYDRRDRGVTESVFLTETEESLGYHYVLRHNPPPWERNYLVKFNLEPDTREAFKKLADLIERLGPNPSLNPEVGIQFLERNQAAVIGATWYELEHFTSATMKETLEEIGFGHVRITFSAATLARQMWPRVKDSGLTNVQVKDVLSGLADLAVKLEAPAGLGEPVAAIKPS
- a CDS encoding PDZ domain-containing protein, which produces MPILASGLVLVGVSCRTQTGSKPGETYRRIARPEIWQVLPHGQAEVIGLRPGDILLVYDSTPVQTNEDVRQVQAAARTEKVTIVVLRGDEELTFTVKPGPLGVMPVSARYPSSLAVALWELMRSTGRFADYDWLAALSGEAFTFTARPDECRAWWPGGKSGVYLEALGQAAGLSFSRIPDPAQLRATVAQGRPVLVRGGWPEHRSGFWGVVTRLDPRDSVLYGYSLDSATELALTGPVKEAYTVISTGQWAEPVEVLRTALTHALELAQVYADTGWRSGIEAYDLVIASLDTVPFCPRCGIDESQACFDRLVWATLANRESADRFLEGMKLALPDQVALIDEALAVNRAIISKLNGMLRSGSELGRLEEQRKLGHVFSRIELDEVQLISIYEDILSSLPQ